A portion of the Marinobacter alexandrii genome contains these proteins:
- a CDS encoding OmpA family protein translates to MKKTYLIVFCLLAYSAIRAQETVAWGTQVIDVSSEYSPYEYSAIQTLHRPNVLPGGGENPNAWRPKSKDKEEFILVSFNTPIKAKQIAIAESENPGAVKAVYGYDSDYNEYLLFELTPRDLPIESRLLNLFFELTPYAVQAVRVVLDCSISDGYNALDAIGISASNIPINVLLNLAPGVNSTVDAEKLSTNVNSDYVEHSPIISPDGKKLYFSRQFHPDNVGGENDAEDIWVSELDEETGEWLPAKNVGAPLNTKGPNFISSMSMVGEKEVLILGNRYGKKGRMYTGVSTAVKEGDTFSDPESIEIENEYNYSPNADFFLAPGGKAMIMSAERDDTYGSRDLYVSFKKKDGTWTEPRNLGDDINTLGEDESPFMAADGKTLYFSSDGYTGYGGSDIYVSFKLDDTWKRWSEPENLGPGINKEGNDEYFSIPTSGQNLYFTRGEKGEDTDIFSFKVEDLFSDQVSPLASSVEHLMNEEVIVNVMGTVLDANTDKPIEGATVLIERLPDGLDIGHAATNETGSFNFTVQGGWQYGLVGEAEGFISETERLDFQDLKKSDTVEKAIRIFPIQKGETIEIKNIFFDFAKWDLKTASYPELNRILNYLKDGKIEKISIAGHTDSVGDPNYNMTLSGKRAKSVMDYFIKNGIRRDRLSYKALGESQPKVPNDTPENRQKNRRVEFMIE, encoded by the coding sequence ATGAAAAAAACATACCTAATCGTTTTTTGCCTGCTGGCCTACAGCGCCATTAGAGCCCAAGAAACTGTTGCCTGGGGAACGCAAGTAATCGATGTTTCCTCGGAATATTCTCCTTACGAGTATTCCGCCATACAAACCCTGCATAGACCCAATGTACTCCCTGGTGGAGGCGAAAATCCAAATGCATGGCGACCAAAAAGCAAAGACAAGGAAGAGTTTATATTGGTCTCTTTTAATACGCCAATAAAAGCTAAGCAAATCGCAATTGCCGAATCTGAGAATCCAGGTGCTGTGAAAGCTGTCTATGGTTATGATAGCGACTACAATGAATATTTGCTTTTTGAACTGACTCCAAGAGATCTTCCTATTGAGTCACGTCTATTAAACCTATTTTTTGAGCTTACTCCCTACGCAGTTCAGGCAGTTCGAGTGGTCTTAGATTGTAGCATTTCCGATGGGTACAATGCGCTGGACGCTATCGGTATTTCTGCATCTAATATTCCAATAAATGTCCTATTGAACCTCGCACCAGGAGTTAATAGTACCGTAGATGCTGAAAAGCTAAGCACCAATGTGAATAGCGATTATGTAGAACATAGCCCAATTATATCTCCAGATGGAAAGAAACTTTACTTCTCAAGACAATTTCACCCAGATAATGTAGGTGGCGAAAATGATGCTGAAGACATCTGGGTTTCTGAGCTTGATGAGGAAACTGGTGAATGGCTTCCTGCTAAAAATGTTGGCGCCCCTTTAAATACCAAGGGCCCTAACTTTATCAGTTCAATGAGTATGGTCGGTGAAAAAGAAGTTTTAATTCTTGGCAATAGATATGGCAAAAAAGGAAGAATGTATACGGGTGTATCTACTGCAGTAAAAGAAGGAGATACATTCTCTGATCCTGAATCTATTGAAATAGAAAATGAATATAACTATTCACCAAATGCAGATTTTTTCCTTGCTCCAGGAGGAAAAGCAATGATTATGTCAGCAGAGAGAGATGATACATATGGCTCAAGAGATTTGTATGTATCGTTTAAGAAAAAGGATGGCACATGGACAGAGCCGAGAAATTTAGGAGATGATATTAATACCCTTGGTGAAGATGAATCACCATTCATGGCAGCAGATGGCAAAACTTTATATTTTTCATCTGACGGATACACTGGATATGGAGGATCAGATATATATGTTTCATTTAAACTGGATGATACTTGGAAGCGTTGGTCCGAACCTGAAAATTTAGGGCCTGGCATCAATAAAGAAGGAAACGACGAATACTTTAGTATTCCTACTTCAGGCCAAAACCTTTACTTCACGAGAGGTGAGAAAGGTGAGGATACTGATATTTTTAGCTTCAAAGTAGAAGACCTCTTTTCTGATCAAGTTTCGCCACTTGCTTCATCAGTGGAACATCTAATGAATGAAGAAGTCATTGTGAATGTTATGGGAACTGTATTAGATGCAAATACAGATAAGCCAATTGAAGGTGCAACAGTACTAATCGAACGTTTACCAGATGGTTTGGATATTGGACATGCAGCAACAAATGAAACTGGAAGTTTCAATTTTACTGTACAAGGTGGGTGGCAATATGGGCTAGTTGGTGAAGCTGAAGGATTTATTTCAGAAACAGAAAGACTAGACTTTCAGGATCTCAAGAAATCTGATACTGTAGAAAAAGCAATTAGAATATTCCCTATTCAGAAAGGAGAGACCATTGAAATCAAGAATATTTTCTTTGATTTTGCTAAGTGGGATTTGAAGACAGCTTCTTATCCAGAGTTAAATCGTATTCTCAACTACCTGAAAGATGGAAAAATTGAGAAAATATCCATTGCCGGACACACTGATAGTGTTGGTGATCCTAACTATAACATGACTCTTTCTGGCAAACGCGCTAAATCTGTAATGGACTATTTCATTAAAAATGGAATTCGTAGAGACAGACTTTCATACAAAGCGCTAGGTGAGAGTCAGCCAAAAGTTCCCAACGATACGCCAGAAAACAGACAGAAAAACAGACGTGTTGAATTCATGATCGAATAA
- a CDS encoding OmpA family protein, giving the protein MRKINLIAIFSLALVASSFAQVSNDTLVLVQGKMLKAADSTPVVGNILYEKLPYYDDMGMTSTKTDGSYEIQLIKGKTYNFLVNKGGFKKYAEEVQINGNQNFNIYIAEDLIELRKLENLIFARGSDQISSSSYQELNDLATWLNENSSIIIQLEGHTDFAGNPDANMRLSEARVVAVQEYLIDQKVKKSRIFTKAFGGTQPVTQDRTDEAKVLNRRVEVRVIRR; this is encoded by the coding sequence ATGCGAAAAATTAATCTAATTGCCATTTTTTCGCTCGCTTTAGTCGCCTCATCCTTTGCTCAAGTCTCTAATGACACATTAGTGCTCGTGCAAGGTAAAATGTTGAAAGCAGCAGATTCTACCCCAGTTGTAGGAAATATCCTATATGAAAAACTTCCTTATTATGATGATATGGGTATGACCTCCACGAAAACAGATGGCTCATACGAAATTCAATTAATAAAAGGAAAAACGTATAATTTTCTAGTTAACAAGGGTGGGTTCAAAAAATATGCAGAGGAAGTCCAGATAAACGGCAATCAAAACTTTAATATCTATATCGCTGAAGACTTAATTGAATTAAGGAAACTAGAAAACCTAATCTTTGCCAGAGGTAGTGATCAAATCTCATCAAGCTCATATCAAGAGTTGAATGATCTTGCTACATGGTTAAACGAAAACTCATCCATCATCATACAATTAGAAGGTCATACTGATTTCGCTGGAAATCCAGATGCCAACATGCGGCTATCTGAAGCAAGGGTAGTGGCCGTTCAAGAATACCTAATAGACCAGAAAGTGAAGAAAAGTAGAATTTTCACTAAGGCCTTTGGTGGTACTCAACCAGTTACACAAGATAGAACTGACGAGGCAAAAGTCCTCAACAGACGAGTTGAAGTAAGAGTGATCCGCCGTTAA
- a CDS encoding peptidoglycan DD-metalloendopeptidase family protein, translated as MRKSRIWLVITGLTIAVISVLYNYAPFNEQKDTVVEIEIDSAFFQLPTLHYGFPIDSFKVAEGKVKWNQNLSEILTKFNISYQDLHILSQRSKEVYDVRKLKAGSTYSIIHNDDSLQTAHQFIFEPSPTEYVVYNLKDSIYVTLHQKPVEINKRTIAAEINSSLYNSILDQGASPMLVSQLVDVFAWQVDFFRIAKGDRFKLIFEEETVDGQIVGIKNIQGAYFEHWGKQYYAISFNTGEKDDYFDEEGNSLRKTFLRAPLNYSRISSRYSRRRFHPVQKRYKAHLGTDYAAPTGTPIRTVGDGVVLEARYHGGNGNYVKIRHNSNYTTQYLHMSKIARGIRPGTHLKQGTTIGYVGSTGLANGPHLCFRFWKNGRQVDALKVDLPSSSGIDSTRIAEFKIMSDSIKTVLDSISYREKESLLAKLPEEISE; from the coding sequence ATGAGAAAATCGAGAATTTGGCTCGTAATCACCGGGCTAACCATCGCTGTAATCTCAGTATTATATAACTATGCTCCTTTCAATGAGCAGAAGGATACTGTAGTCGAAATTGAAATAGACTCAGCATTTTTTCAGCTACCAACATTACATTATGGATTTCCTATAGATTCATTCAAAGTAGCTGAAGGGAAGGTGAAGTGGAATCAAAACCTTTCGGAGATTTTGACCAAATTCAATATCTCCTACCAAGACCTACATATACTCTCACAAAGGTCTAAAGAAGTATATGACGTTAGAAAACTAAAAGCTGGGTCAACATATTCGATCATACACAATGATGATTCTCTCCAAACAGCTCATCAATTTATTTTTGAACCTTCGCCAACAGAGTATGTGGTCTACAATCTGAAAGATTCCATTTACGTAACACTTCACCAAAAACCTGTTGAAATTAACAAGCGAACAATCGCAGCAGAGATTAACTCCTCACTATACAATTCTATTCTGGATCAAGGGGCATCACCTATGCTAGTCAGTCAATTAGTAGATGTTTTTGCATGGCAGGTAGATTTTTTCAGAATTGCCAAAGGAGATCGATTCAAATTAATCTTTGAAGAAGAAACGGTTGACGGACAAATTGTGGGCATAAAAAATATTCAAGGAGCTTATTTTGAACATTGGGGTAAACAGTATTATGCCATCTCATTTAATACAGGAGAGAAAGATGACTATTTTGATGAAGAAGGAAATAGTTTAAGGAAGACTTTTTTGAGAGCTCCACTTAACTATAGTCGTATCAGTTCTAGGTACTCTCGAAGAAGATTTCACCCCGTTCAAAAAAGGTATAAAGCGCATCTAGGGACTGATTATGCTGCACCTACTGGAACACCTATTCGGACTGTCGGAGATGGTGTAGTTCTCGAAGCAAGATATCATGGCGGCAATGGTAACTACGTCAAAATTCGTCATAACAGTAATTATACTACCCAGTATCTGCATATGTCTAAAATTGCAAGAGGCATTCGGCCTGGCACGCATTTGAAACAAGGGACAACAATTGGATATGTAGGAAGCACAGGATTAGCCAATGGCCCTCATCTCTGTTTTAGATTTTGGAAAAATGGGAGACAAGTTGATGCCCTTAAAGTAGACCTACCTTCATCAAGTGGAATTGACTCTACAAGAATTGCAGAATTTAAAATAATGAGTGATTCTATTAAAACGGTTTTAGATAGTATTTCATACCGTGAAAAAGAATCACTTTTAGCTAAGTTGCCGGAAGAAATTAGTGAATAA
- a CDS encoding thioredoxin family protein, producing the protein MRSSLTLFLLISFSLSTFSQILKPISWEVSLSDENVQIGDDVEILFKATIEKDWYLYSSDFDPDLGPQVTKFSFIENDTYELLDSIEAINPKRKYDSTIWFGEYTYFEKEGLFKQKIRILKKEFHIEGGYMYQVCTDVDGKCIPFDDEFSLGSTPKNSASLKKKPELSQDSSLWSILITAFLAGLVALLTPCVYPMIPITVSIFLKQSKSKKEGVGKALLYGASIIIFFSLLGFLISWVWGFTALNELSTHWLFNLIIFSVFILFALSFFGLFEITLPSGLVNKIDRQADRGGLIGIFFMAITLVLVSFSCTFPIVGTALINTLSGGSILEGTTAMFGFSLAFAIPFTAFAIFPTWLKSIPESGGWLNSVKVVLGFLELALALKFLSVADLAYHWGLLDREVFIALWIAIFGLLGLYLIGKVKLKSDSESNKIPVSRLILAILTFSFVFSLIPGLWGAPLKSLSGFLPPMSTHNFNLLEQNAGGSTCEEPKYANILHWPHGLNGYFDYSQALACAKEQGKPIFIDFTGHGCVNCREMEQRVWSDPAVLKRLSKDFVLVALYVDDRTKLPENEWYKSSYDAKTKKTIGQQNADFQITRFNNNAQPFYVIINEDEELLIQPKAYDLNISSFVDFLDKALENHRNNRVL; encoded by the coding sequence ATGAGAAGTTCTTTAACCTTATTTCTACTGATATCTTTCAGTCTTTCTACTTTTAGTCAGATTCTAAAGCCTATAAGTTGGGAAGTTTCTTTGTCTGATGAGAATGTCCAAATTGGAGATGACGTTGAAATATTGTTCAAAGCCACTATCGAAAAAGATTGGTACCTCTACTCATCCGATTTTGATCCAGACTTAGGTCCACAAGTAACTAAGTTTTCTTTTATTGAAAATGATACTTACGAGTTACTAGATAGTATTGAAGCCATAAACCCTAAAAGGAAATATGATTCAACCATTTGGTTTGGAGAATATACATACTTTGAAAAAGAAGGCTTATTCAAACAGAAAATTCGAATACTAAAAAAGGAGTTTCATATTGAAGGAGGCTATATGTATCAAGTCTGTACGGACGTAGACGGAAAATGTATTCCTTTTGATGATGAATTCTCTTTAGGGAGTACTCCCAAAAACTCAGCCAGTTTAAAAAAAAAGCCCGAACTAAGTCAGGACTCTAGTCTCTGGTCAATACTTATCACCGCGTTTCTAGCTGGGCTGGTAGCACTACTTACACCATGTGTTTACCCTATGATACCCATTACGGTATCTATTTTTCTAAAACAAAGCAAGAGCAAGAAAGAAGGAGTTGGCAAAGCCTTATTATACGGAGCATCCATCATTATTTTTTTTAGCCTTCTTGGCTTTTTAATCTCATGGGTATGGGGGTTCACAGCGCTAAATGAGTTAAGTACACACTGGCTCTTCAACTTGATCATATTTTCTGTCTTTATTCTTTTCGCGCTTTCCTTTTTTGGCTTGTTCGAAATCACGCTCCCGTCTGGACTCGTAAACAAAATCGACAGGCAAGCTGATCGAGGAGGTTTGATTGGCATTTTCTTTATGGCTATCACGTTGGTACTGGTTAGCTTTTCGTGCACATTTCCTATTGTTGGAACAGCTCTTATCAATACACTGAGTGGGGGAAGTATTTTAGAAGGCACAACGGCAATGTTTGGGTTCTCTCTAGCCTTCGCCATTCCTTTCACTGCCTTTGCAATATTTCCTACTTGGCTAAAGTCAATCCCGGAATCAGGCGGTTGGCTAAATTCAGTTAAAGTGGTTTTAGGATTTCTGGAGTTAGCGCTTGCATTGAAGTTTTTGAGTGTTGCTGATTTAGCCTATCACTGGGGACTTTTGGATAGGGAGGTATTCATTGCACTATGGATTGCTATTTTCGGCTTACTTGGACTTTATCTGATAGGTAAAGTGAAACTCAAGAGTGATTCAGAATCTAACAAGATTCCTGTCTCGAGATTAATTCTAGCCATCCTTACTTTCTCGTTTGTATTCTCACTCATCCCTGGTCTTTGGGGAGCGCCTTTGAAATCCTTATCGGGATTTCTCCCTCCAATGTCAACACATAATTTCAATTTGTTAGAGCAAAATGCTGGTGGAAGCACATGTGAAGAACCAAAATATGCTAATATCCTTCATTGGCCACATGGTCTGAATGGTTATTTTGATTATAGTCAAGCATTAGCCTGTGCAAAAGAACAAGGCAAACCTATATTCATAGACTTTACAGGTCATGGCTGTGTCAATTGTCGAGAAATGGAACAGCGTGTATGGTCAGATCCTGCAGTACTAAAGAGATTAAGCAAAGATTTTGTACTTGTCGCCCTTTACGTTGATGATCGGACAAAATTGCCAGAAAACGAATGGTACAAATCATCCTATGATGCAAAAACTAAGAAGACAATCGGACAGCAGAATGCTGATTTTCAAATTACCCGATTTAACAACAATGCACAACCTTTTTATGTCATCATAAATGAGGATGAGGAGTTGTTGATCCAACCAAAAGCTTACGACTTGAATATCTCTTCATTTGTTGATTTTCTCGACAAAGCATTGGAAAACCATAGAAATAACAGAGTTTTGTAG
- a CDS encoding dipeptidase, with translation MSAISYIEDHKDQFLNELMELLRIPSVSADSKFAGDVRNAAEYLRERFKDLDTHVEVCETAGYPIIYAEHIKDPSLPTVLVYGHYDVQPADPYELWDSPPFEPVVKNEKIYARGSADDKGQMYMHVKAYEALIKTDSLPCNVKFMIEGEEEVGSENLEIFVRANKGKLAADVILISDTSILSNDTPSITVGLRGLSYMEVEVTGPNRDLHSGTYGGAVGNPINTLCQMIASLQNEKGEITIPGFYDKVEVLSEEYRKKMNQAPFNLDEYKKHLEIDAVKGEDGYTTIERTGIRPTLDVNGIWGGYIGEGAKTVLPSKAYAKISTRLVPNQSSKEITELFTKHFESIAPDHVTVKVTPHHGGEPSVIPTNSIGYKAAAKSMEKTWGKEPIPTREGGSIPIVALFQEVLGLDSILMGFGLNEDAIHSPNESYGLFNYYRGIETISHFYQFFTDMSKS, from the coding sequence ATGAGTGCCATATCCTACATAGAAGATCACAAAGACCAATTTCTTAACGAGCTCATGGAGCTTCTACGTATCCCTTCTGTAAGTGCCGATTCTAAATTTGCTGGAGATGTAAGAAATGCCGCAGAATACCTTAGGGAGCGTTTCAAAGATTTAGACACACACGTTGAGGTATGTGAGACAGCAGGATATCCGATTATCTATGCCGAACATATAAAAGATCCTTCTTTGCCGACTGTTTTAGTCTATGGTCATTATGATGTACAGCCAGCGGACCCTTACGAGTTGTGGGATTCTCCCCCTTTTGAACCCGTGGTTAAAAATGAAAAGATCTATGCGCGTGGTTCTGCCGATGATAAAGGCCAAATGTACATGCATGTAAAAGCATATGAAGCATTAATAAAAACGGATAGCCTCCCATGCAATGTCAAGTTTATGATTGAGGGAGAAGAAGAGGTTGGTTCTGAAAATCTCGAAATTTTTGTCCGCGCTAACAAGGGAAAATTGGCTGCCGACGTAATCCTCATCTCAGATACATCTATTCTAAGCAACGATACCCCATCAATTACGGTAGGTCTTAGAGGGTTGAGCTACATGGAAGTAGAAGTGACAGGACCAAATCGTGACTTACATTCAGGAACTTATGGAGGTGCTGTAGGAAACCCAATTAATACACTCTGTCAGATGATTGCTTCATTGCAAAATGAAAAGGGAGAGATTACAATTCCTGGTTTCTACGATAAAGTTGAAGTACTGTCTGAGGAATATAGAAAAAAAATGAATCAAGCTCCCTTTAATTTGGATGAGTATAAGAAGCATTTGGAAATAGATGCTGTGAAGGGAGAGGATGGATATACAACAATAGAAAGAACTGGAATCCGACCAACACTTGATGTTAACGGAATCTGGGGAGGTTATATAGGCGAAGGAGCAAAGACGGTTCTTCCATCGAAAGCATACGCAAAAATTTCTACACGACTTGTTCCAAATCAATCAAGTAAGGAAATAACTGAGCTTTTCACTAAACATTTTGAAAGTATTGCACCGGATCATGTTACAGTGAAAGTGACTCCACATCATGGTGGAGAACCTTCCGTCATTCCTACTAATTCAATTGGATATAAGGCCGCCGCTAAGTCTATGGAAAAAACCTGGGGAAAAGAACCTATCCCAACTCGCGAGGGAGGTAGTATTCCAATTGTGGCTCTATTCCAAGAAGTTCTCGGTTTAGATTCTATTCTGATGGGTTTCGGCCTAAACGAAGACGCAATCCATTCACCAAATGAAAGCTATGGGCTTTTTAATTACTACAGAGGAATTGAAACGATTTCTCATTTCTATCAGTTCTTCACGGATATGTCCAAATCATAA
- the prmA gene encoding 50S ribosomal protein L11 methyltransferase, giving the protein MEFITIKVNCPVDLIDVLIAELFEVSFDSFQEFDDGFEGSCDKSEFSEKIVNEIFSNYSNVSFAIKEQEKVNWNEEWEKNYDPIIVEDKCIVRASFHNPQPQFEYEIVVTPKMSFGTGHHATTYQALAYQMKLDHQDKKILDVGTGTGILAIMAKKRGASKIVVTDIDDWCIENSKENFALNNVNDVRLIQGQIEEVEELGFDIVIANINKNVLMDQINEYAMRLKTDGQLLLSGFYEEDVEDLVTEASKYQLKKIQTTSKDRWAMVALIKYSV; this is encoded by the coding sequence ATGGAATTCATCACCATTAAAGTCAATTGTCCAGTAGACTTGATTGATGTGTTGATCGCCGAACTTTTCGAAGTTAGTTTTGACTCTTTCCAAGAATTCGATGATGGTTTTGAGGGTAGCTGTGATAAATCCGAATTTTCTGAAAAAATAGTAAATGAGATCTTTTCTAATTATTCTAATGTCAGTTTTGCCATTAAAGAACAGGAAAAAGTTAACTGGAATGAAGAATGGGAAAAAAACTATGATCCAATCATTGTTGAGGATAAATGTATCGTAAGAGCATCATTTCATAATCCTCAACCACAATTCGAGTACGAAATTGTAGTCACACCCAAAATGTCGTTTGGAACTGGCCACCATGCGACAACTTATCAGGCTCTGGCCTACCAAATGAAACTCGATCATCAGGATAAAAAAATCCTTGATGTGGGCACAGGAACAGGCATTCTTGCAATTATGGCCAAGAAAAGAGGTGCCTCTAAAATCGTTGTTACAGATATTGATGACTGGTGCATAGAAAATAGCAAAGAGAATTTTGCGTTGAATAATGTGAATGATGTGAGATTGATTCAAGGCCAGATTGAGGAGGTGGAAGAATTAGGTTTTGATATTGTCATAGCCAATATCAATAAAAACGTGTTGATGGATCAAATCAATGAGTATGCCATGCGTTTAAAAACTGATGGTCAACTGCTGTTAAGTGGTTTTTATGAAGAAGATGTTGAAGATTTAGTGACTGAAGCTTCAAAATATCAACTAAAAAAGATCCAAACTACCAGCAAAGATCGATGGGCAATGGTCGCCTTGATAAAATACTCCGTCTAA
- the tpiA gene encoding triose-phosphate isomerase, with translation MRKKIVAGNWKMNCSLPEGKKLASEVIHMVQDQVQNNAEVVLIPPFIHLTGIHNLIGTSQQIFLGAQNCHQDAEGAFTGEVSAAMLVSSGATHVVLGHSERREYFGETDELLAEKVKFALENNLVPIFCCGEKLEVREAGNHESLVAIQIEKALFGLSENEIKNVVIAYEPVWAIGTGKTATADQAQEMHAFIRNEIAKKYSSELAESIPILYGGSVKPGNAKEIFSQLDVDGGLIGGASLKSKDFVDIVKAID, from the coding sequence ATGAGAAAAAAGATCGTTGCTGGAAATTGGAAAATGAACTGTTCACTTCCAGAAGGAAAAAAACTAGCTTCTGAGGTAATACATATGGTTCAGGACCAAGTCCAAAATAATGCTGAAGTAGTTTTAATACCTCCATTTATTCATCTGACTGGGATTCATAACCTCATAGGTACTTCCCAGCAAATCTTTCTAGGAGCGCAAAACTGTCATCAAGATGCAGAGGGCGCCTTCACAGGCGAAGTATCAGCAGCTATGCTCGTTTCATCTGGAGCTACTCATGTTGTCCTGGGTCATAGCGAACGCAGAGAATATTTCGGAGAGACTGATGAGCTTCTTGCTGAAAAAGTAAAGTTTGCTTTGGAAAACAACTTAGTACCTATTTTTTGTTGTGGAGAAAAACTAGAAGTTAGAGAAGCTGGAAATCACGAATCTCTTGTTGCTATACAAATAGAAAAAGCACTTTTTGGATTATCAGAAAATGAAATCAAAAATGTTGTAATAGCATATGAGCCTGTATGGGCTATTGGGACCGGCAAAACCGCCACTGCAGATCAGGCACAGGAAATGCATGCTTTCATTAGAAATGAAATTGCCAAAAAGTATTCTTCAGAATTAGCAGAATCTATTCCTATCCTCTACGGAGGGAGTGTAAAGCCAGGAAATGCGAAAGAAATTTTCTCTCAACTTGATGTAGATGGAGGTCTAATTGGTGGCGCAAGTCTGAAATCCAAAGATTTTGTGGATATTGTAAAAGCCATTGATTGA
- a CDS encoding DUF5687 family protein yields MDLFYVRHHYQSIVRSPSFDGEIFAFVILGILFGSSVSYTYSSLESYAIYVSEFFGKEEVKYDLLLMIYIFLDLSIRLVFRRPLPKLRYYILWSNKSKQIASQYLFTSLFGIVPFVIAITMLMITAKAGEWLGGAAMLSIVLWWLANHFIGLIAQFANRWFKSSVVGVVVLILVLTAFIPEFSVSGVVVSPLTALMILILAITGAYYVTQSAIVKRDVYQENKKPGLLDSLPVLSFKNPIIQLEWALLARNKRTRSNLLFGLISVLILPFLIDSDNDAGMIDTLVFFIITGFFIIQHGVYSLGWEGSYFDFLITNISPKVFIKTRYLFYAGACLIGLMLALIPTAINGLNWLDLFMVFLYNIGITIPLVLYRSTLNNTKIVLTENSFMNYNGMMTGPIFVSSFLVMLIPLFIYGIAQVFLGNNAIWVLGFIGVMGLILFPQITNLIAKRYQNKKYHLSQSFKA; encoded by the coding sequence ATGGATCTATTTTACGTACGACATCACTATCAATCTATTGTGAGAAGCCCTTCGTTTGACGGAGAAATTTTTGCTTTTGTCATTCTGGGTATTCTTTTTGGCAGTTCAGTATCATATACCTATTCCTCTCTAGAAAGCTATGCTATTTATGTAAGTGAGTTTTTTGGTAAGGAGGAGGTAAAATATGATCTACTACTCATGATTTACATCTTTTTGGATTTAAGTATCCGCTTGGTGTTTAGAAGACCTCTACCGAAGCTTAGATACTATATACTTTGGAGCAATAAATCCAAACAAATTGCCTCTCAATACCTATTTACTTCGCTTTTTGGGATTGTTCCTTTTGTAATAGCGATCACAATGTTAATGATTACAGCTAAAGCAGGTGAATGGCTTGGTGGAGCGGCGATGCTTTCGATTGTACTTTGGTGGTTGGCAAATCACTTTATTGGGCTGATTGCTCAATTTGCTAATCGATGGTTTAAAAGTTCAGTGGTTGGGGTAGTTGTTCTTATTTTGGTTTTAACTGCTTTTATTCCTGAGTTTAGTGTTTCAGGAGTAGTGGTGTCACCACTGACTGCTCTAATGATTCTAATTCTAGCAATAACAGGAGCTTATTATGTGACTCAATCAGCCATTGTTAAAAGGGATGTATATCAAGAGAATAAGAAGCCTGGTTTATTAGACTCATTGCCTGTTTTAAGCTTTAAAAATCCAATTATCCAACTTGAGTGGGCTTTGTTGGCAAGAAATAAGCGGACAAGGAGTAACCTTTTATTTGGATTAATAAGTGTTTTAATACTGCCATTTCTTATAGATAGTGATAATGATGCTGGTATGATTGATACTTTAGTCTTTTTCATAATCACGGGGTTTTTTATTATTCAACATGGTGTTTATTCTTTAGGCTGGGAGGGTAGCTATTTTGATTTTCTGATTACAAATATTTCCCCAAAGGTTTTTATCAAAACACGATATCTATTCTATGCTGGTGCGTGCCTAATTGGATTGATGCTAGCACTCATTCCGACTGCTATAAATGGCTTAAACTGGTTGGATTTGTTCATGGTTTTTTTATACAATATAGGCATTACCATCCCTCTTGTCTTGTACAGGTCTACCTTAAATAACACAAAAATTGTTTTGACGGAGAACTCATTTATGAACTACAATGGAATGATGACAGGACCCATTTTCGTGAGTAGCTTCTTGGTGATGTTGATTCCTCTTTTTATTTATGGGATCGCTCAGGTGTTTTTAGGCAACAATGCAATTTGGGTCTTAGGATTTATTGGAGTAATGGGATTGATTTTATTTCCGCAGATAACGAATCTGATTGCAAAAAGATATCAAAACAAGAAGTATCACCTTTCTCAAAGTTTTAAAGCGTGA